The Neurospora crassa OR74A linkage group IV, whole genome shotgun sequence genome has a segment encoding these proteins:
- a CDS encoding 3-hydroxyisobutyrate dehydrogenase, which produces MSDTKQAVAFIGLGAMGFGMATHLIKQGYPVTGFDVWPPTLEKFTSAGGLTASTPASAVADKALCVCMVATAQQAQSVLIDGPDAAAPALPQGAVLLLCSTVPCDYVQSLAKQLSAIGRPDIHLIDCPVSGGAARAADGTLSIMAGVPSEKALGKSKPLLEELADPAKLYIVQGGIGAGSNMKMVHQVLAAVQILAASEAMGLATHLGLDLARTNEAVLKSDAWNWMFEHRTPRMLTGYQPIASATVIIVKDTSIITAEARRSGFPTLMTSVAEQVYFSAVGRGYGADDDSGLVRLYAEGKGKVGPVQGTAASGEEKLAMVIGLLKGILLCSAAEALAFADKVGLDLDQVFDLCINAAGGSQMLKKYGPSIIKAFREGTARQGWAAAESETSLKEIADGLSAAVEEAQRLKAPVFLGSQALNVVRVALQSSPDGVAAGAVVKVWNSTSG; this is translated from the coding sequence ATGTCAGACACCAAGCAAGCTGTGGCCTTCATCGGCCTCGGGGCCATGGGCTTCGGCATGGCCACTCACCTCATCAAGCAAGGCTACCCTGTAACCGGCTTTGACGTCTGGCCGCCAACCCTAGAGAAGTTCACCTCCGCCGGCGGTCTCACAGCGTCCACACCAGCATCCGCCGTGGCCGACAAGGCACTCTGTGTCTGCATGGTAGCCACTGCGCAACAAGCCCAATCTGTGCTTATCGACGGGCCGGACGCCGCCGCTCCAGCTCTGCCCCAAGGGgcggtcctcctcctctgctcCACCGTCCCCTGTGACTATGTTCAATCTCTTGCAAAGCAGCTCTCCGCCATTGGCCGTCCGGACATCCATCTGATCGACTGCCCTGTCTCTGGCGGTGCCGCCCGCGCCGCCGACGGTACCCTTTCCATCATGGCGGGCGTGCCGTCTGAAAAGGCCCTGGGCAAATCCAAGCCGCTCCTGGAAGAGCTTGCCGATCCAGCCAAGTTGTACATTGTCCAGGGCGGCATCGGCGCCGGCAGCAACATGAAAATGGTGCACCAGGTGCTTGCGGCTGTGCAAATTCTCGCAGCGAGCGAGGCCATGGGGTTGGCCACTCATTTGGGACTGGATCTGGCAAGAACGAACGAGGCCGTGCTCAAATCGGACGCATGGAACTGGATGTTTGAACACCGGACGCCGAGGATGTTGACGGGCTATCAGCCCATTGCGAGTGCGACAGTAATTATCGTCAAGGACACAAGCATCATCACTGCCGAGGCCAGGAGGAGCGGATTCCCCACGCTGATGACGAGCGTGGCCGAGCAGGTGTATTTTTCTGCCGTAGGAAGGGGGTACGGGGCAGACGACGACAGTGGGCTGGTAAGGCTGTATGCAGaaggcaagggcaaggttgGACCGGTTCAAGGAACTGCTGCGAGTGGCGAGGAGAAGCTAGCAATGGTGATCGGACTCTTGAAGGGGATATTGCTCTgctcggcggcggaggcCCTGGCTTTCGCGGATAAGGTTGGGCTGGACCTCGATCAGGTGTTTGATCTGTGTATCAACGCGGCCGGAGGAAGTCAGATGCTGAAGAAGTATGGGCCCAGTATCATCAAGGCTTTCCGGGAGGGCACGGCGAGGCAGGGATGGGCTGCTGCCGAAAGCGAGACGAGTCTCAAGGAGATTGCCGATGGTCTTTCTGCGGCTGTTGAGGAGGCTCAAAGACTCAAGGCGCCCGTTTTCTTGGGCAGCCAGGCGTTGAATGTCGTCCGGGTTGCGCTGCAGTCGAGCCCAGATGGCGTTGCGGCGGGGGCTGTTGTGAAGGTGTGGAACTCGACAAGCGGTTAA
- a CDS encoding ubiquitin domain-containing protein — protein MIDNPLLLTLLQGQQHSLTNHDKNNKNNNNQVNNENNDDGVIVAVLLSTVRHEWTSDGTVWTRAALDRERVEFFDTRVTGRQEVWLAIHAALEILWHQEQVDAAAAAQHGDGTLAAPSDYEGEEGQGEGHSSGVEEDDDDDNGREVALATAQTILNAAEITLPTGNLAQGGAYDLLGNHYSLPEHIVSDPTNISTSRPPSSMEADEDEEGYADTDTKGAVSVANEEVTEGASQEALENGDEVCSSSERHHRGKKGKTVVNVRDLINVRVRLSDGSRDVIVQVDKGDSVRVLGRKVAENAKLSSNKKIRIAYMGKVLKETSTLPDQGWKQGTIVNALVFNR, from the exons ATGATCGACAACCCCTTACTTCTCACCCTCCTTCAGGGGCAACAACATTCTCTCACCAACCacgacaagaacaacaagaacaacaacaaccaggtGAACAACGAGaacaacgacgacggagTCATCGTCGCCGTTCTTCTCAGCACCGTG CGGCACGAGTGGACAAGTGATGGCACAGTATGGACGCGCGCAGCTTTGGATCGCGAGCGGGTCGAGTTCTTTGATACTAGAGTCACGGGCAGGCAGGAGGTGTGGCTGGCCATTCACGCCGCGCTGGAGATTTTGTGGCATCAGGAGCAGGTGGatgcggctgcggctgcgcaGCATGGTGACGGAACGCTTGCGGCACCAAGTGACTacgaaggcgaagaaggccaaggtgAAGGACACAGCAGCGGTgtagaggaggacgacgacgacgacaacggcaGGGAAGTAGCCCTAGCAACCGCTCAAACCATCCTCAACGCCGCCGAGATCACGCTTCCCACCGGCAACTTGGCACAGGGAGGAGCGTACGATTTACTAGGAAATCATTACTCGCTTCCGGAACACATTGTTTCAGATCCTACGAATATTTCGACGAGTCGACCACCTTCCTCCATGGAAgccgatgaagatgaggaaggatACGCGGATACGGACACCAAGGGTGCTGTGTCAGTAGCCAATGAAGAAGTTACCGAGGGCGCCAGCCAGGAGGCTTTGGAAAATGGTGATGAggtctgctcctcctccgagcGTCATCACAGGGGGAAGAAAGGCAAAACGGTGGTGAATGTTAGGGATCTGATCAATGTCAGGGTGAGGTTGAGTGATGGGAGCAGAGACGTTATCGTGCAAGTCGACAAAGGGGATTCGGTACGGGTTCTTGGGAGGAAGGTTGCTGAGAACGCAAAG CTCTCCTCAAACAAAAAGATCCGCATAGCCTACATGGGCAAGGTCCTCAAAGAAACATCCACCCTCCCTGACCAAGGCTGGAAACAAGGAACCATTGTCAATGCCCTGGTTTTCAATCGGTAG
- the dim-5 gene encoding histone-lysine N-methyltransferase, whose protein sequence is MEKAFRPHFFNHGKPDANPKEKKNCHWCQIRSFATHAQLPISIVNREDDAFLNPNFRFIDHSIIGKNVPVADQSFRVGCSCASDEECMYSTCQCLDEMAPDSDEEADPYTRKKRFAYYSQGAKKGLLRDRVLQSQEPIYECHQGCACSKDCPNRVVERGRTVPLQIFRTKDRGWGVKCPVNIKRGQFVDRYLGEIITSEEADRRRAESTIARRKDVYLFALDKFSDPDSLDPLLAGQPLEVDGEYMSGPTRFINHSCDPNMAIFARVGDHADKHIHDLALFAIKDIPKGTELTFDYVNGLTGLESDAHDPSKISEMTKCLCGTAKCRGYLW, encoded by the exons ATGGAGAAAGCGTTCCGCCCTCACTTCTTCAACCACGGGAAGCCAGAT GCCAAcccaaaagagaaaaagaactGCCACTGGTGCCAGATCCGATCCTTCGCAACCCACGCTCAGCTGCCCATCTCCATCGTCAACCGCGAAGACGACGCCTTCCTCAACCCCAACTTCCGTTTTATCGACCACTCCATCATAGGGAAAAACGTTCCCGTGGCCGACCAGTCTTTCCGAGTAGGCTGCTCCTGCGCTAGCGATGAAGAGTGCATGTACTCGACATGTCAGTGTCTCGACGAGATGGCGCCAGATAGCGACGAGGAAGCTGATCCCTACACCCGGAAGAAGCGATTTGCCTACTACTCCCAAGGAGCGAAAAAGGGACTATTGCGTGATAGGGTCTTGCAATCCCAGGAGCCCATCTACGAGTGCCACCAAGGTTGCGCCTGTTCCAAGGACTGCCCAAACCGAGTGGTAGAGCGTGGCCGGACCGTGCCCTTGCAGATCTTTAGGACTAAAGACAGGGGCTGGGGCGTCAAATGCCCCGTCAATATCAAGAGGGGGCAATTCGTGGACCGGTACTTGGGCGAAATCATTACCAGCGAGGAGGCCGACCGGCGACGAGCTGAATCGACCATTGCTAGACGAAAGGATGTCTACTTGTTTGCCCTCGACAAGTTTTCCGATCCGGACTCACTAGATCCCTTGCTGGCCGGACAGCCGCTAGAGGTTGACGGCGAGTATATGAGTGGCCCTACCAGGTTCATCAACCACAGCTGCGACCCCAATATGGCCATATTTGCGCGGGTGGGCGATCACGCTGACAAGCATATTCACGACCTTGCCCTGTTCGCCATCAAGGATATCCCCAAGGGGACCGAGTTGACATTCGACTATGTCAACGGATTGACAGGGCTCGAAAGCGACGCGCATGACCCATCAAAGATCTCGGAGATGACCAAATGTCTCTGCGGAACTGCCAAGTGCAGAGGCTATCTGTGGTAA